From Kingella potus, a single genomic window includes:
- a CDS encoding DNA topoisomerase IV subunit B: protein MSNTRYSESSITVLKGLEPVKERPGMYTRTDSPTHICQEVIDNAADEALGGFADRIDVEIHADGSLSVRDNGRGIPTGIHPAEGLPVIELVFTQLHAGGKFNKKSGEGAYSFSGGLHGVGVSVTNALSTRLEVTVRREGKIHRIAFSGGEVIEPLHETGKCAAKDSGTEVRVWPDGRYFESPHYSIAELERLLRAKAVLLPGVTVSLTRPAKGADAPQTQSWHYPDGLKSYLTDLISEAQEAVPLFSCANYLSDGQSGDFAAGEGTAFALTWLEEGACTGESYVNLIPTPLGGTHEAGLKQAVFQAVNNFINLHNLLPRGVKVQSDDVFGKVAFVLSARVLDPQFQGQTKDKLTNRDALKLVAAVSGDPLELWLNQNVEYGKKIAELAIRQAQARMRSVKKIEKKKGSGVAVLPGKLTDCESEDIRENELFLVEGDSAGGSAKLARDKATQAILPLRGKVLNSFEIHPDQLFGNAEIHDISVAIGVDPHMPGQEADLSGLRYGKIAILSDADVDGSHIQVLLLTLFYRHFPKLVSDGHIYVAQPPLFRVDVAAQGKSKPARKFYALDQNELDGILERLQKEGVPEGKYAISRFKGLGEMNPDQLKDTTMHPDTRRLLRVGIPEGAGEETYDIFVKLMGKGEAAARRAWMEHEGGTAAVDI, encoded by the coding sequence ATGAGCAACACCCGATACAGCGAATCCAGCATCACCGTACTCAAAGGCTTGGAGCCGGTTAAAGAACGTCCGGGCATGTACACCCGCACCGACAGCCCCACGCACATCTGCCAGGAAGTCATCGACAACGCCGCCGACGAAGCACTCGGCGGCTTTGCCGACCGCATCGACGTAGAAATCCACGCCGACGGCTCGCTCTCGGTGCGCGACAACGGGCGCGGCATCCCCACCGGCATCCACCCCGCCGAAGGGCTGCCCGTAATCGAACTCGTGTTCACACAGCTGCACGCGGGCGGCAAGTTCAACAAAAAAAGCGGCGAAGGCGCGTATTCCTTTTCCGGCGGCCTGCACGGCGTGGGCGTATCCGTAACCAACGCACTCTCCACCCGCTTGGAAGTAACGGTCAGACGAGAGGGCAAAATCCACCGCATCGCGTTTTCCGGCGGCGAGGTCATCGAGCCGCTGCACGAAACCGGCAAATGCGCCGCCAAAGACAGCGGCACCGAAGTGCGCGTATGGCCGGACGGCAGATATTTTGAAAGCCCCCATTACAGCATCGCCGAACTCGAACGCCTGTTACGCGCCAAAGCCGTGTTGCTGCCGGGCGTAACCGTATCGCTCACGCGTCCGGCAAAAGGCGCAGACGCGCCGCAAACGCAAAGCTGGCACTATCCCGACGGCCTCAAAAGCTACCTCACCGACCTCATCAGCGAGGCGCAGGAGGCTGTGCCGCTGTTTTCCTGCGCCAACTACCTTTCAGACGGCCAAAGCGGCGATTTTGCCGCCGGCGAGGGCACGGCCTTTGCGCTCACCTGGCTCGAAGAGGGCGCGTGTACCGGCGAAAGCTATGTCAACCTGATTCCCACCCCCTTGGGCGGCACCCACGAAGCAGGTTTGAAACAGGCCGTATTCCAAGCAGTAAACAACTTCATCAACCTGCACAACCTCCTGCCGCGCGGCGTGAAAGTGCAGAGCGACGACGTGTTCGGCAAAGTAGCCTTCGTCCTCTCGGCCCGCGTGCTCGACCCGCAGTTCCAAGGACAAACCAAAGACAAACTCACCAACCGCGACGCACTCAAACTCGTGGCCGCCGTATCGGGCGACCCGCTCGAACTGTGGCTCAACCAAAACGTCGAATACGGCAAAAAAATCGCCGAACTGGCCATCCGCCAAGCACAGGCGCGGATGCGCTCGGTGAAAAAAATCGAAAAGAAAAAAGGCAGCGGCGTGGCCGTATTGCCCGGCAAACTCACCGACTGCGAAAGCGAAGACATCCGCGAAAACGAGCTGTTTCTGGTGGAGGGCGATTCGGCCGGCGGCTCGGCCAAGCTCGCCCGCGACAAAGCCACCCAAGCCATCCTGCCCCTGCGCGGCAAAGTGCTCAACAGCTTTGAAATCCACCCCGACCAACTTTTCGGCAACGCCGAAATCCACGACATTTCCGTCGCCATCGGCGTTGACCCGCACATGCCCGGCCAAGAAGCCGACCTCTCCGGCCTGCGCTACGGCAAAATCGCCATTCTCTCCGATGCCGACGTGGACGGCTCGCATATCCAAGTCTTGCTGCTCACCCTGTTTTACCGCCATTTCCCCAAACTCGTTTCAGACGGCCATATCTACGTTGCCCAACCGCCGCTGTTTCGCGTGGACGTAGCCGCACAAGGCAAAAGCAAACCCGCGCGCAAATTTTACGCACTCGACCAAAACGAGCTGGACGGCATTTTGGAGCGTCTGCAAAAAGAAGGCGTACCCGAGGGCAAATACGCCATCAGCCGCTTCAAAGGCTTGGGCGAAATGAATCCCGACCAACTCAAAGACACCACCATGCACCCCGACACCCGCCGCCTGCTGCGCGTTGGAATCCCGGAAGGCGCAGGCGAAGAAACCTACGATATTTTCGTCAAACTCATGGGCAAAGGCGAAGCCGCCGCCCGCCGCGCCTGGATGGAACACGAAGGCGGTACTGCCGCAGTCGATATTTAA